In the Granulosicoccus antarcticus IMCC3135 genome, CAGGGACGAGTCGTCTCTGCATTGCCATTCATGATCATGGGCGCTTTGTTATTCATTGAGCGCGAGGCCATGCAATACATCTATACCGGATTACTCGGCTGGATTTTTCTGTTGGTGATTATTGTGTTGCAATTGTTGGGCGGCATCACGATTCGCAAGATAGTCACCATCGATGTCTGAGATGAAGGAGCCTATTGGAGATCTCTCATGTCCATGATTCTGATCATATCGCTGATATTCGGCGGGTTTGTTGCGTTGATGGTCTGGCAGGTTTATCGTTTCTTCAATGCTGTTCCTGATGAAAATCGACAGTTCCTTGATAGCCCACCGTTGGGTTTCAGGCTGGCATGGCCATTTATTCAGGCCATGGTTCATTATGTCGGGCATCTGTTCAGCGAGACGGCGTTGCAAATGGCCGCTGCGCGGCTCAAGCGTGGCGGTGCCGAGTACATCGTCAATGCGAAACAATTTCTGGCCGTACGGCTGGTGTCGGCCATCTTTTTTGCTTTGTTTTCAGCGCTATTGGGTTCAATGCTCGGTAGTGCAGGTTTGCTGTTTTCATTGGTTTTAGCGATCGGCGGCTTTTACTATCCGGAGCTGTGGTTGCGGGAAAAGACGGCACGTCGCCAGAACGAGATGCTGCGTTCTCTACCGTTCTACCTGGACGTCATTACTTTGTCCGTTGAGGCTGGTAGCAACCTGACAGGCGGGATGACGCAAGCGGTTCAGAAGACACCAGATACAGTACTACGTCGAGAGATAAGCCGTGTGCTGCGTGATATTCGCGCCGGGAAAACCCGCGCCGAATCACTCCGAGATCTGGCAGAGCGTGCCGGTAGTGCACAGGTGAAAATGGTGGTTGCCAGCTTGATACAGGCAGAAAAGACAGGGGCCAGCCTGGGTC is a window encoding:
- a CDS encoding type II secretion system F family protein, yielding MSMILIISLIFGGFVALMVWQVYRFFNAVPDENRQFLDSPPLGFRLAWPFIQAMVHYVGHLFSETALQMAAARLKRGGAEYIVNAKQFLAVRLVSAIFFALFSALLGSMLGSAGLLFSLVLAIGGFYYPELWLREKTARRQNEMLRSLPFYLDVITLSVEAGSNLTGGMTQAVQKTPDTVLRREISRVLRDIRAGKTRAESLRDLAERAGSAQVKMVVASLIQAEKTGASLGPILRAQSDQLRTQRFQRAEKLAMEAPVKMLGPLVMFIFPTTFFVLGFLIMSKAILQGVLSWPPLVWAWQWPAGM